From the Hydrogenispora ethanolica genome, the window TCCAAAACGGCCCGGCGGCTCCGAAAAGCTATATCGGGAAGCTGGCCGCTTTGTGCTATGAGCGCTACCGCAACGCCGCCCCGCCGCTGGCCCTGGTGAGCATGGACAACTGTTCCCACAACGGAACCAAGCTTTATGAAGCGGTGCATGCCTTTGCCGAACAATGGACCCAAAACGGTCTGGCGGACCGGGGTTTTCTTGCCTATATTGAAGATCCCTCGCGGGTGTCGTTCCCGTGGAGCATGATCGATAAGATTACCCCGCGCCCGGATGACAGCGTCAAAGCGATGCTGGAAGCGATCGGGTTTGAGGATACCGCGGGCGAGGTCACCGCCAAGAATACCTATGTCGCGCCGTTTGTGAACGCGGAGGAAGCGCAGTACCTGGTGATAGAGGACGCTTTCCCGGCCGGCCGTCCGGCGCTGGAAAAAGCCGGCGTGATCTTCACCACCCGCGAAACTGTGGATAAAGTGGAGAAAATGAAGGTGTGCACCTGTTTAAACCCGTTGCACACCGCGCTGGCCATTTTCGGCTGTCTGTTGGGTTACACCAAAATCAGTGCCGAGATGAAGGACGCGGACCTGGTGAAGCTGGTGGAAGCCGTCGGTTACCGGGAAGGATTGCCGGTGGTGGTGGACCCGGACATTATCGCGCCGGCCGCTTTCATTGACGAAGTGCTGAAGGTGCGGGTGCCGAATCCGTTTATGCCGGACACGCCGCAGCGGATTGCCACCGATACCTCGCAAAAACTGCCGATCCGTTTTGGCGAAACCATCAAAGCGTATCTCGCCAGCGACACGCTGAAAGTAAGCGATTTGAAGTTCATCCCGCTGGTCTTGGCCGGCTGGGTGCGTTATTTATTGGGGATCGACGACGCAGGCAAGGAGTTTACCGTAAGTCCCGACCCGATGTACGATACGCTGGCCCCGCTGTTGGCTGGCGTGAAACTGGGGCAAGGAGGGCCGTTCCACGCTGTGCTGGAGCCGATTTTGTCCAATGAAAAGATTTTTGCCGTGAACCTGTATGAGGCCGGCCTGGGTCAGACCGTGGAAGATTACTTCGCCGAGCTGATGGCGGGCCCCGGCGCCGTGCGGGCCACTTTGCACCGGCATTTAGCCAACGGCTAAGCTGGCTTGAAAGCGGGAAATGATGATCGATGCAGATCAAAAAAGTGGCCGTCCGGCCACTTTTTTGACAGGGGATATGAAATAAGAAACACGATTACCGTTCAGGCAATCGTGTTTTATTACGGGCTAGTCTTGGTTCGCCGGGTGCTTTATTTCGGAATCGTTCCCTCGATTCCTTGGACGAACCAGTCGAAGGAGAGCATTTCGGCATCGGTCATCTTTTGGCCGGCCTTCACCCGGATAGTACCGTTTTGATCCTTGAGCGGGCCCGCGAATACCGCCCAGTCGTCTTTCAAGAGCACTTTCCGTTTCTGTTCGACCAGCTTTTTAACATCGGCAGTGACCATCGAGCCATAGGGGCTGATGTCGACGATCCCGTCTTTCAAGCCGCCCCAGTATTGACTGGATTTCCAGGTCTTATTCATGACCGCTTTCACAACTTTGACGTAATACGGGCCCCAGACGGCGATTTGACCGGTCAGGACGGCTTTGGGAGCCATGGCGCGCATGTCGCTGTCATTGGCCACGCCGTATAGGCCTTTCTCCTCGGCGGCCTGCATCGCGGCGGGAGTATCCTGGTTCATGGTGATTAAACCGGCGCCGGCATTGATCAGACTGATTGCCGCCGCTTTTTCGGCGGCCGGATCGTACCAGGTGTTGGTCCAGACGACTTTCACGCGGATCTTGGGATTGACGGATTGGGCGCCCAAGGTGAAGGCGTTGATGCACCGGATCACCTCGGGAATGGGGAAGGCCGCCACGTATCCGACGAGATCGCCCTTCACATATTTGGCGGCGGCAATGCCTCCGAGATACCGCCCCTCGTAATCCCGGTCCATATAGGTTCCGAGGTTTTTGGCTGTTTTGTAACCGCTGCAATGCATGAACACGACATTGGGGTACCTGGCCGCGACTTTGACCATGGAATCCATGTAGCCGAAGCTGGTACCGAATATGACTTTACAGCCCTTTTCGGCCAGATCGGTCAACACCCGCTCCGCATCGGCGCCCTCGGGAACCGATTCCACATACATGGTTTGGACATTGGGAAGGTGTTTCTCCAAATACTTGCGGCCTTGATCGTGGGCATACGTCCAGCCCGCGTCGCCGGGAGGTCCGACATAGATGAAACCGACTTTGAATTTCTCGGCCGCGGCTACTTCCTGCCCCTGAAGCCCGGCGCTGAGACCGATCAGCACCGCTAAAACGCAGAATAAAACCAATCGATACCGTGTCATTTTACGCATGATCATGCCCCCAATATTTTTTTGATTCCCGGAAACTTTTTTAAACTTTTCCCCATCGCCCCACTTTGACATCCAATTCCTTATTGGGTTCTTTTTCGAATCTAACCTTGATTATAGTCTTAAAGTTAACTTCTTGTCAACAAGCGCACTGAAAAGATTAACATTAAGCTTACATGAATTTTTTGATTAAAGACTTGATTTCTTTGGAAAATAGGGCTAAAGCCGATTCGTTTATTTTGAAACACGCCTCCATCATTTTTTTATAATCAATCTTTTACGGGCGGATGTCGCTTTGCGACTGACATATAGATGACAACGTCGGACGGCAAGCCCGGGCGGCGGCTTTGGCGAAGAAGGCGGGCATCGTTCCGCCGGACCGTTTCCCCGTTGTGAAAGTGCGCTGAGATTTCGCTTCCCAGTCGTGTAGCAAACAAGCAACAAGCGGTATCCATCTTTTCCGAAGAGAGAGCCCTCCACCAGGGCTCTTTTTTGCGCCCGGAATCTCTCCACCCCCCAAGAGGGATGTTGGATTCCGTCAATGAGAAAATTTTGTCACTCCCGAGCCGGGTCTCCGGATCAAAGCTTAACTTCCCGGGACATTGGCGCATAAGATGGTATGCCATATCGGACGCGGCAAAATTTCGTTGCCGGTTTGTTTACAAAGCAGAAGATCGCGAGTAGGAAGTGAGCGAATGGAAATTTACGTGGTGCAATCCGGGGATACGTTTTACGCGATTGCGCAAAGGTACGGCCTGACAACGGCCCAACTCCAGGCGGCCAATGAGATACCCGATCCGGCAAAGCTGGCGGTCGGTCAAGCGCTGCTCATCCCCACGCCGACCGCGGTGGCGCTGAGCTATACGGTACGGAGCGGCGACACCCTCTACCAATTGGCGCAGTTGTTCGGTACCACGGTGAGCGCCATTGCCCAGGCCAATTCCATCTCCAATCCGGCGCAGATCGCGGTCGGCCAGGTCTTGACGATTCCCGGCTGGTCGCAGTCGCAGTATACAGTGCGATCCGGGGATACGCTGTATCAGATCTCCAGCCGCTATAATACGACGGCCAGTTTGATCGCCAGGGTCAACGGGATTGCCAACCCGGCCCTGATCTATCCCGGCCAGGTCTTGACGATACCGCAACCCGGGACGGCGGCGGTGACGCCGACCAGCATCGAATCGATCGCTTATTTTCAAATCAGCGGCATCAGCAGGCTGGAGCAGTCCGTCGCCCAGCTCGGCCAGTATTTTACCTACGGCGCGCTCTTTCATTATCCGGTGAGCGCCACCGGCACGCTGACCATCTCCGCCAACACGCAGCGGGCGGTCACCGCGCTTTGGAATCAGAACGTCAAGCCGCTGGCGGTCATCACCAACTGGGGCGCGACCGGGACTTTCGAATCGGAATTGGCCCGGACCATCATGAGCGATCCGGCGGTGAAAAGCCAGACCATTGCGAATACGCTCGCGCTGTTGAACAGTTATCAGTTCGCCGGGGTGAACGTGGATTTTGAAAACATGTATCCGGAGGACCGCCCGCTTTATAACAGCTTCATCAGCGACTTGGCGGCCGCTCTCCGGCCGCGCGGTTATACCGTGTCGTTGGCGGTGGCGCCCAAAGCCGCGGATCTGCCGAACGCATCATGGGTGGGGGCCTTTGACTACGCGACGCTGGGATCGCTGGTCGACCTGGTGTTTATCATGACCTACGAGTGGGGCTGGGTCGGCGGTCCGCCGATGGCGATCTCCCCCATCAACCAGGTGCGCCGGGTATTGACCTATGCGGTCTCCCAGATACCCGCCGCCAAAGTGATGCAGGGGGTGCCGCTTTACGGCTACGATTGGCCGATCCCGCAGACGCCGGAGCGATTGGCGGCAACGGTCGACCTGGTAAACGTCTATACGTTGGCCACCGACTATAATGCGGCGATTCAGTATGATACCACGAGCCAGGCGCCCTGGTTCCGATATACCGATACCGGGGGCCAGCAACATGAGGTGTGGTTCGACGACGCCCGTTCGGTGACTGTCAAATACCAGACCGCCCAGGAGTTCGGCCTGCGCGGCGTGGGCTTCTGGAGCCCCATCAACCAACCCTATGGCTTCACCGCCAATTGGTTGATCTTCGACGAAAGGTTTAATGTATCAAAATAGCAGAACAGGGAGTCCTCGGACCGGCGGCGCATCAATCTCAACCGCCGGTTTTTTATTTTTGTACGTAACCACGGGGAACCTGGGGCAATGAAGCGGTTTTACGCTTTGACCGTGATGATATCGCTCCAGCGGGTGGTATAACAGGGAGATAATTTGGCCCGCCGCAATTGCCAGTCGCCGTCGCCCACTCCCTGGGCCGCGACTTGGACGGCATCCGGGCCGAAGCGCAGGCTGATCCGGTCCAGCGCCGCCATTAAGGCCCGTTGTTTTTCCCGTTCCACCGTATCAAAGAGCGAACCCTGCACCCGATCTTCGGGGACAATCTCGGAGACCAGAACGCCCGCTTTTTTATAGCGAAAACCGGGACGGAAGATCGTTTCGAACGAGTCCAGAGCGTAGTGAACCAATTCCAAGCTGCTACTGGTGGCCACCGGCAAGCGGCGGACGGCGTTGCGGGCGTATTGCGGTTCGTTGGGATTGAACTCATTGGTGTGGATGAAGACCATCAGGACGCCGGCGCACGATCGCTGCCGGCGCAGTTTGAAAGCGCAGCGGGCCGCAAAGGTGGCGACCGCCTCCCGGATGGGGGCCTTTTCGGTTTGGAATGTTCCAAACGACCGCGAGGTGCAGATCGCTTGCTTGGCGGGGGGAGCGGTCTCCAGACTCAGACAGGAGACTCCCTCCAGTTCTTTTTTGATGCGCAGGCCGGCCACGGTCATCTTCCGGCGCACCCAGCCGTCAGAGAGCCGGATGAGATCCCACGCCGTATTGGCCCCATGGGACCGCAGCAGCTTGGCATACTGCCGGCCGATTCCCCAAATCTCTTCCACGGCAAAGCGTTGCAGGCACTGGGCGGTATTTTCGGGGGTGAGGACAAAGACCCCTTGATTCTCGGGGACCTTTTTGGCAAAATGGTTCGCCAGTTTGGCGAGCACTTTGGTGGGGCCGATCCCCACGCTGACCGGGATGCCGGTGTATTGCAGGACCCGGTTCCGGATGGCCCGGGCGTATGCTTCGAGTTCCACCGGCAGGCCCGCCAGGCCCAGGAAAGCCTCGTCGATCGAGTAAATCTCCAACTCCGGGGTGAACTCGCCCAGTATGGTCATGACTCGCCGCGACATATCGCCGTACAAGGCATAATTGGATGAATGGACCGCCACCCGGTTTTTTTTGAGGAAGGCGGCGATCTGAAAGGCGGGTTGGGCCATTTGGATCCCCAGCTGTTTGGCCTCGTTGGAGCGGGCAATCACGCAGCCGTCATTATTGCTCAGGACCACTACCGGCCGTCCGTTCAGGGCCGGGTTAAAGACCCGTTCGCAGGAGACGTAAAAATTGTTGCAATCCGCCAGCGCGAACATTTAGAAAGCCTTCTTCAAAATATAGGTTACAATGCCCCATACCATAAACTCCGCGCCCTCTTTTACGGCAATCGGCTCATAGTCCGGATTGGCCGGGATCAAATAGAGTTGCCCCCGGACCGTCCGGAGCCGTTTCAGCGTAAATTCGCCGTCGATCCAACATACGGCCAGGGCGTCATGGCGATACTCCAATGACTTGTCGATAACCAGCAGATCGCCGTCCGCCGCGCCGGCGTCTTTCATGGAATTCCCGTTGACGCGGCCGTAAAAAGTGGCACTGGGATTTTTGACGACGATTTCATTCAAGTCGAGGATATTTTCGAGATAGTCTTCGGCGGGGGAGGGAAAGCCGGCGGTTATCTGACGGCCCACGTACGGCAGGCCCGACTTGGAGAGCGTTTCGACGGAGTGAATGGTCAGATTCATGCGCGATCCATCCTTTCTTGGATACAAACATATGTTCGATCATTTTATATTATAAGCAAGATTTCTTCCGAAAAACAGTGGTGAAAGATGGAAATGAATGTTTCCTGCGCGTTGGCCAAGTCTCCCCGGGAATATTTGTGCCGGCCCGGTTGGAGTTCCACCCGGATGGAGGTGAAACGGAACGGACCGCGTCAAGAATCACACCAAAAACATGGAGCGTTCACAAAACGAACATACAATTCATTTACACTGAAAAAGGACAGCCGAAAGCGTTCAAACGGATGAAAGCAAGCGGAATGGGGATTTGCTACGGCTTCATAGCAAAAAGGCGGGCTTTTATTTTTTTGCTTTCTTTTACTCAGGGACGCTCGTTCGGATAATGCCGCAATTCACTGGCTTCCCAAACGTTTTAAGTTTCGGCTAACGTTTCAAACGGTTGAAAAATCTGATTGAAGTTCGAGCCCGGGATAACCCGGTCTTTTGGGAGAAGCTGCGGTTTAATATCATTGCGTTCCATAACTCAAAACCGTATGCGGCGATTCAGCCCAAACGATCCGCGAGATAAATCAATGAAAGGTGATTGCGATGCGAAAATTGATACCCTTGTTGCTGCTGTTATTGATCGCCGGCGCCATGGTGTTCGTACTGTTTCATAACAAAGCCGAGGTCGACCGGAAAGCCAACAATGCCCAAGCGGCGACGGTTACACCGGTTTCGGTCATGACCGCCCGGAAACAGACGGTCGATAGCAGCTACACCAGGACCAGCACCATCGTTGCCGACAATGAAGTGTCCGTGGTGGCGCAAGCCAGCGGCAAAGTCGTTGCGGTTTACGCCGATGTCGGTTCCCGTTTGAATGCCGGCGCTCCGCTGTTCAAGATCGATGACGCGGTGTTACGGTCCAAGCTGGCTTCGGCGCGAACCGCGTATGATGTCGCCCGCAAGGAATGGGAGCGGGCGGTGCGTTTACATCAAGAGCAGGTCATTTCCGATTCCGATCTGGAATCTTGCGAGGAAACTTTCCAGTCCAGCAAGGCGAATTACAACGCCGCCCAACAGGACTACAACGATGCGACGATCACCGCTCCGGTCCGGGGCGTCGTGACGGAACGCGCCGTCGCGCTGGGCGCCACGGTCAGTTCGGGAACCGTCGTGGCGACACTGATCGATGATTCGGCGTATAAAATCACGGTCAATGTCGGGGAGCAGGAAGCCTTCAAGTTGAAGACCGGCGATGCCGTCAAGATCGAGACCGATGTTTATCCGGGCGTGGCGTTGAGCGGCCGCATCCGGAGCATCAGCGGCAAGAGCGACGCGGTACATACCTTCCCGGTGGAGGTCCAGATCGTGAACGACAAGACGCATCCCTTAAAATCGGGAATCTTCGGCAAGGTTACCTTTCATCTCGGAACGCTCCGCGATGCGTTGGTCATCCCCAGGGAAGCCTTGGTGGGGAGCGTGAAAGAGCCCCGGATTTATGTAGCCGAACATGGCGTCGCCAAGCTGCGGGATATTGTAGTCGGCGCGGAGGTCGACGCGAAACTGGTGGTGACCGCGGGCTTATCCGAGAACGAACCGGTCATCGTCAGCGGGCAGGAGAATTTGCGGGATAACGCGGCCATCAAAGTCATCCATATGAAATAGATCGTTCACCCTTTATAGGGTGAACACGGATTCGCCCGGCATTGCGCATTCATTATCAAAGCAGGTGAGTATATGACAATTACGGAGTTGTCCATCAAGCGACCGATTTTGGTGATTGTGGCTTTTTTGGCCATCACCTTGATCGGACTGTTCGCTTATTCCAATTTGAAATATGAGACCTTCCCCAGCATGACCGCGCCGGTGGTTGCGATCTCCACCACCTATAGCGGCGCTTCCGCCAGTGTTGTGGAGTCGACGGTGACCAAAAAGATTGAAGACGCGATCTCC encodes:
- a CDS encoding Y-family DNA polymerase produces the protein MFALADCNNFYVSCERVFNPALNGRPVVVLSNNDGCVIARSNEAKQLGIQMAQPAFQIAAFLKKNRVAVHSSNYALYGDMSRRVMTILGEFTPELEIYSIDEAFLGLAGLPVELEAYARAIRNRVLQYTGIPVSVGIGPTKVLAKLANHFAKKVPENQGVFVLTPENTAQCLQRFAVEEIWGIGRQYAKLLRSHGANTAWDLIRLSDGWVRRKMTVAGLRIKKELEGVSCLSLETAPPAKQAICTSRSFGTFQTEKAPIREAVATFAARCAFKLRRQRSCAGVLMVFIHTNEFNPNEPQYARNAVRRLPVATSSSLELVHYALDSFETIFRPGFRYKKAGVLVSEIVPEDRVQGSLFDTVEREKQRALMAALDRISLRFGPDAVQVAAQGVGDGDWQLRRAKLSPCYTTRWSDIITVKA
- a CDS encoding LexA family protein, yielding MNLTIHSVETLSKSGLPYVGRQITAGFPSPAEDYLENILDLNEIVVKNPSATFYGRVNGNSMKDAGAADGDLLVIDKSLEYRHDALAVCWIDGEFTLKRLRTVRGQLYLIPANPDYEPIAVKEGAEFMVWGIVTYILKKAF
- a CDS encoding mannitol dehydrogenase family protein, whose translation is MHLTDQELTNKAQWEDAGIVLPRFDRAAMIAATAAAPTWVHFGAGNIFRAFPAALQQQLLDEGIESKGIIVVEGYDYEIIDRMCLPHDNLSLLVTLKSDGAIEKTVIGSIALALRADSGNAADFGRLKEIFRAPSLQMVSFTITEKGYSLVRSNGEYLPDVAEDFQNGPAAPKSYIGKLAALCYERYRNAAPPLALVSMDNCSHNGTKLYEAVHAFAEQWTQNGLADRGFLAYIEDPSRVSFPWSMIDKITPRPDDSVKAMLEAIGFEDTAGEVTAKNTYVAPFVNAEEAQYLVIEDAFPAGRPALEKAGVIFTTRETVDKVEKMKVCTCLNPLHTALAIFGCLLGYTKISAEMKDADLVKLVEAVGYREGLPVVVDPDIIAPAAFIDEVLKVRVPNPFMPDTPQRIATDTSQKLPIRFGETIKAYLASDTLKVSDLKFIPLVLAGWVRYLLGIDDAGKEFTVSPDPMYDTLAPLLAGVKLGQGGPFHAVLEPILSNEKIFAVNLYEAGLGQTVEDYFAELMAGPGAVRATLHRHLANG
- a CDS encoding BMP family ABC transporter substrate-binding protein, whose product is MRKMTRYRLVLFCVLAVLIGLSAGLQGQEVAAAEKFKVGFIYVGPPGDAGWTYAHDQGRKYLEKHLPNVQTMYVESVPEGADAERVLTDLAEKGCKVIFGTSFGYMDSMVKVAARYPNVVFMHCSGYKTAKNLGTYMDRDYEGRYLGGIAAAKYVKGDLVGYVAAFPIPEVIRCINAFTLGAQSVNPKIRVKVVWTNTWYDPAAEKAAAISLINAGAGLITMNQDTPAAMQAAEEKGLYGVANDSDMRAMAPKAVLTGQIAVWGPYYVKVVKAVMNKTWKSSQYWGGLKDGIVDISPYGSMVTADVKKLVEQKRKVLLKDDWAVFAGPLKDQNGTIRVKAGQKMTDAEMLSFDWFVQGIEGTIPK
- a CDS encoding LysM peptidoglycan-binding domain-containing protein — translated: MEIYVVQSGDTFYAIAQRYGLTTAQLQAANEIPDPAKLAVGQALLIPTPTAVALSYTVRSGDTLYQLAQLFGTTVSAIAQANSISNPAQIAVGQVLTIPGWSQSQYTVRSGDTLYQISSRYNTTASLIARVNGIANPALIYPGQVLTIPQPGTAAVTPTSIESIAYFQISGISRLEQSVAQLGQYFTYGALFHYPVSATGTLTISANTQRAVTALWNQNVKPLAVITNWGATGTFESELARTIMSDPAVKSQTIANTLALLNSYQFAGVNVDFENMYPEDRPLYNSFISDLAAALRPRGYTVSLAVAPKAADLPNASWVGAFDYATLGSLVDLVFIMTYEWGWVGGPPMAISPINQVRRVLTYAVSQIPAAKVMQGVPLYGYDWPIPQTPERLAATVDLVNVYTLATDYNAAIQYDTTSQAPWFRYTDTGGQQHEVWFDDARSVTVKYQTAQEFGLRGVGFWSPINQPYGFTANWLIFDERFNVSK
- a CDS encoding efflux RND transporter periplasmic adaptor subunit; translated protein: MRKLIPLLLLLLIAGAMVFVLFHNKAEVDRKANNAQAATVTPVSVMTARKQTVDSSYTRTSTIVADNEVSVVAQASGKVVAVYADVGSRLNAGAPLFKIDDAVLRSKLASARTAYDVARKEWERAVRLHQEQVISDSDLESCEETFQSSKANYNAAQQDYNDATITAPVRGVVTERAVALGATVSSGTVVATLIDDSAYKITVNVGEQEAFKLKTGDAVKIETDVYPGVALSGRIRSISGKSDAVHTFPVEVQIVNDKTHPLKSGIFGKVTFHLGTLRDALVIPREALVGSVKEPRIYVAEHGVAKLRDIVVGAEVDAKLVVTAGLSENEPVIVSGQENLRDNAAIKVIHMK